Proteins from one Impatiens glandulifera chromosome 2, dImpGla2.1, whole genome shotgun sequence genomic window:
- the LOC124927612 gene encoding uncharacterized protein LOC124927612, with protein sequence MYKSEVHRLCLRNQWDQPVYSTVKEGPDHGSRYNATVTVNGTTFHSAEQSSSTKEAHNKAAKAAYDHLSAPQIINPNPPPPTQQSGEVVPNLAHLSSDGQHVHKTLLRDYANRKRLANPLYSSERIPGGSKRFKSKVTVGGQTYENQNYYLTEKEAEIAVATVACEKLMKAEEIQKAKNAMYKSLLLELTRKSGVLPKFVTKIHMKLYTSSVEIGDKTFEGQPAPTKKLAESSAAKVAYTAMQQVKNTGDLADQNTTKGSSPGPILDKQQLTKADQNTTKGSSLGPILDKQQLTKSIPSSSNSADQNTTKGSSPGPILNKQQLTKSIPSSSNSVDLPDKKTDVVSPQLTTGVERGQMRKSVQELSDENWNSMLKRTGINIQEALDESLFVLKCALAGNFHLIDGSSAVAEEKDVAMDVDGSNGNISAVSGELVSINYKAAVAEEKDVTMNLDGSKEKDVAMNLDGSKGNISSMAGEVVANYKSAVAEEKDVAMDIVGSKDKEATLECETNLKGQDLSQLSMELGGCSMKKRDLLETPDLDSVAQVKRAKLSHPENVEVGDQLESSSKDDAGKSNSSISSTLALNKPIVDPFIVLKSKASGETISLSYDNIAIYPRVPNLEFPDDGSITVLPFHNDMWVMAGVNEKK encoded by the exons ATGTACAAATCGGAGGTTCACCGACTCTGTCTCCGGAATCAATGGGATCAACCTGTGTATTCCACCGTCAAGGAGGGCCCCGATCACGGATCTAGATACAATGCTACGGTAACTGTGAATGGTACCACCTTCCATTCAGCCGAACAGAGTTCTTCTACCAAGGAAGCGCATAACAAAGCGGCTAAAGCTGCTTATGATCATCTATCAGCTCCGCAGATCATCAATCCGAATCCTCCTCCGCCGACGCAGCAGTCTGGAGAAGTTGTTCCGAACTTGGCCCATTTATCCTCCG aTGGGCAGCATGTGCACAAAACTCTTTTGAGAGATTATGCAAACAGAAAGAGGCTTGCAAATCCTTTATATTCCAGTGAACGCATACCAGGAGGATCTAAACGCTTCAAATCGAAAGTAACAGTTGGAGGGCAGACTTACGAGAATCAAAACTATTACCTCACAGAAAAAGAGGCTGAAATTGCTGTTGCCACAGTTGCTTGTGAGAAGCTTATGAAAGCTGAAGAAATTCAGAAG GCAAAAAATGCAATGTACAAAAGTCTTCTACTTGAATTGACTAGAAAAAGTGGTGTACTTCCAAAGTTTGTGACCAAGATTCACATGAAGTTATATACATCCTCCGTAGAGATCGGAGACAAGACTTTTGAAGGTCAACCAGCCCCAACTAAAAAGTTGGCAGAGAGTAGTGCAGCCAAGGTTGCATATACTGCTATGCAACAAGTCAAGAACACAG GTGACTTAGCTGACCAGAACACAACAAAGGGATCTAGTCCTGGCCCAATTTTGGACAAACAGCAATTAACCAAAG CTGACCAGAACACAACAAAGGGTTCTAGTCTTGGCCCAATTTTGGACAAACAGCAATTAACCAAAAGTATCCCATCATCTTCAAACTCTG CTGACCAGAACACAACAAAGGGATCTAGTCCTGGCCCAATTTTGAACAAACAGCAATTAACCAAAAGTATCCCATCATCTTCCAACTCTG TTGACCTGCCTGACAAAAAGACTGATGTGGTATCTCCTCAACTCACCACAGGGGTGGAACGTGGGCAAATGAGGAAGTCAGTCCAAGAACTTTCCGATGAAA ACTGGAATTCAATGCTTAAACGTACTGGAATTAATATTCAGGAGGCTCTAGATGAATCCCTTTTTGTATTGAAATGTGCTCTCGCTGGAAATTTTCATCTGATTGATGGCAGTTCTGCTGTTGCTGAAGAGAAAGACGTGGCTATGGATGTGGATGGATCCAACGGTAATATTTCCGCTGTCTCTGGAGAACTTGTTTCGATTAATTACAAGGCTGCTGTTGCCGAAGAGAAAGATGTGACTATGAATTTGGATGGATCCAAAG AGAAAGATGTGGCTATGAATTTGGATGGATCCAAAGGTAATATTTCTTCCATGGCTGGAGAAGTTGTTGCGAATTACAAGTCTGCGGTTGCTGAAGAGAAAGATGTGGCTATGGATATAGTTGGATCCAAAG ACAAAGAAGCAACATTGGAGTGTGAGACTAATTTGAAGGGTCAAGATTTATCTCAATTGTCGATGGAACTTGGCGGCTGTTCGATGAAGAAAAGAGATTTGCTTGAAACGCCAGATCTAGATTCAGTTGCCCAAGTAAAGAGGGCGAAGCTATCTCATCCTGAGAATGTAGAAGTTGGAGATCAATTGGAGTCATCAAGCAAAGATGATGCTGGAAAGTCCAATTCTTCAATTTCTTCAACGTTGGCTTTGAATAAGCCCATTGTGGATCCGTTTATTGTGCTAAAAAGCAAAGCATCAGGTGAGACAATTTCGCTATCTTATGACAATATAGCCATCTATCCTCGAGTCCCGAACTTGGAATTTCCAGACGATGGTTCCATAACCGTATTGCCATTTCATAACGACATGTGGGTGATGGCAGGAGTGAATGAGAAGAAATAA